The genome window CAGCGCGAGGCCTTGATGACCCGCAGCACCTGGTTCGAGCGCCAATGCCGGAAGCTCGGCGCGCGCATCGTATTCGATTTCGACGACAGCATCTGGCTCAGCAACGTGAGCGCCGCCAACCGCCGCTGGCGCTGGGTGAAGGACGCGGGCAAGACCAGCAAGCTCATCGCCCTGGCCGACCGCGTTTTCGCCGGCAACGATTACCTGGCCGATTACGCCCGGCAATTCAATGCCAACGTGCACGTGGTGCCCACCACCATCGACACCGATGAATACACACCGCGCACGAGCCGTTCTCCCGGTCCCGTGTGCATCGGCTGGAGCGGCAGCATCACCACCATCCAGCATTTCCAGTACGCCATTCCGGCGCTGAAGGCCATCCACGAGCGTTTCGGCGATCAGGTCTGCTTCCGCGTGGTGGGCGACGGCAGCTTTCGCGTGCCGGAACTGGGCATCACTGGCCTGCCCTGGCGGAAGGACACCGAACTCGATGACCTGCGTGCCATGGACATCGGCATCATGCCACTCCCAGATGACGAATGGGCGCGCGGCAAATGCGGCCTCAAGGGCCTGCAATACATGGCCCTCGGGATCCCCACCCTCATGAGCCCGGTTGGGGTGAACTCCGAGATCATCCAGAACGGCGTGAACGGATACTTGCCGCGGACCACCGAGGAATGGGTGGACAGCATCGCACGCTTGATCGCTGATGCCGACCTTCGCCGCCGCATGGGGGAAGAGGCACGGCGCACGGTGGAAGCACGCTATTCGACCCGCGCCTGGCGCGACCGCTACCTCCAGCACTTCAACGAAATCCTGCAACGCACATGAGCGAGACCACCACCGAATTGAAGCGCACCGCGCTCACCAGCATCCACGAATCGCTCGGCGCCAAGATGGTGCCCTTCGCAGGCTACCTGATGCCTGTGCAGTACAGCGGCGTCATCGATGAGCACAGCACCGTGCGCAATAGCGTTGGCGTATTCGATGTCAGCCACATGGGCGAATTCATCGTGCGCGGCCCGGGCGCCTTGGACCTGATCCAGAAGGTGACCAGCAACGATGCCAGCAAGCTCACCGTTGGCAAGGTGCAGTACAGTTGCTTGCCCAACGCTACGGGTGGCATCGTTGACGACCTTCTGGTGTACCGCATGCAGCATCAGGACGATCACCATTACGTGCTGGTGGTGAATGCCAGCAACATCGAGAAGGACTGGAATTGGATCAACAGCCTCAACACCTTCGATGCGAAGCTGGAGAACATCAGCGATCACATGAGCCTGTTGGCCGTGCAAGGGCCCAAGGCCGTGGACACGCTCAAGGGATTCTTCACGGAGGACATCGCGAGCATGCCCTATTACACGGCCATGTACGCCGAGATGAAAGGCGTGGGCCTGGTGCTCATCAGCACCACAGGCTACACCGGTGCAGGCGGCTACGAAGTGTACATGCCGAACCCGCTGGCGGAGAAGGCCTGGCACGCGATCATGGAAGCGGGCAAGCCATTCGGCATCAAGCCCACCGGCCTTGCCGCGCGCGACACCCTGCGCCTCGAGATGGGCTTCTGCCTCTATGGCAACGACATCGACGACACGACCTCGCCGATCGAAGCCGGACTGGGCTGGATCACCAAGTTCACCAAGGACTTCACCAACAGCGCGGCCATAAAGGCGCACAAGGACAATGGCACCTCCCGCAAGCTCGTGGGCTTCGAGCTCATTGACCGTGGCATCCCGCGCCATGGCATGAACGTGGTGGACGCGTCCGGAGCCGCGATCGGCGTGGTCACCAGCGGCACCATGAGCCCCACCCTCAACAAGCCCATCGGCATGGCTTACGTGCCCTCGGCGCTGAGCGCGCCCGGCTCTGCCATCAGCATCGATGCGCGCGGCAAGCAGCTCAAGGGCGTGGTGATGAAGATGCCCTTCCTCACTCAGGGCTGATCATCGGCGTTCTCCCACGGGCGCCTTCGTTCACGCTTGATTGCGTATCTCTGTGGGGACTTCTCCGCATGCAGGAACCCATCGTCAATAGCGAGTACAAGTACCGTGTGGAGGCGTGCTTCGTGCCCACGCAGTACCCGCTCTACGCGCAGGACATGGGCATCGTGGTGGTGATCGATGTGCTGCGCGCCACCAGCGCCATGGTGGCTGCCTTCGAGCATGGCGTTGACCGCATCATCCCGGTGAGCACCATCGAAGAGGCCCGTCAATACATCGGCCGGCCGGGCTACATCGCCGCGGCCGAGCGCAACGGCGAAGTGGTTGAAGGCTTCCAGTACGGCAATTCGCCGCTCGCATACGTGGGGCAGGACCTGCGCGGGAAGACCATCGTGATGACTACTACCAACGGCACCAAGGCCATCAACCTGGCCAAGGATGCCCGCAAACTGGTGATCGGATCATTCCTCAACCTCAGCGCGCTGAGCGAATGGCTGGTGAAGCAGAATGAGAACATCCTGCTGCTCTGCTCCGGCTGGAAGGACAAATTCAACCTGGAGGACAGCGTATATGCCGGTGCCGTGATGGAACGCCTGCTCGACAGCGGGAAATTCGGCGTGGAAGAGGACAGCAGCATCGCCGCCAAGTACATGTTCATGGCCGCGCGCGACAATTTCCTCAGCATCCTGAAAGCCGCGCCGCGTCGGCGTCGCATCGAGCAGCTTCACCTGCTCCCCGATGCCAAGTACTGCCTCACGCCCGATCAGAGCCGTGTGATCCCCATGCTCCGCGACGGGGAACTCGTGCGCATGCCGCCTGAATCCATATGATCCGCCGCACCCTCATCTGCTTGCTCCTCCTCGGCGCCGTGGCACTGCTGCTGGCACCTGGCACAGCGCCCACCGCCAACGCTTGGGGCTTCTATGGCCACAAGCGCATCAACCGCATGGCCTGCTACACGCTGCCGCCCGAGCTCTTCCCTTTCTTCAAGCGCCACATCGATTTCATCAGCGACCACGCCGTGGATCCCGACCGTCGCCGCTATGCCGTTGCCGGTGAGGCCGAGCGCCACTACATCGACATCGACCATTATGCCAAGGGCGGCCAGGATCCCTTCGCCGCGATGCCCCGTAAATGGAACGATGCCGTGGCCAAGTACAGCGAGGATACCCTGAAGGCCTACGGCATTGTGCCATGGCACGTCGAAGTGATGCACGGCCGGTTGGTGAGAGCCTTCATGCGCGGCGATGTGGACCGCATCCTCCGTTATGCCGCCGATATCGGCCATTACATCGGCGATGCGCACGTGCCCTTGCACACCACCGAGAACTACAACGGCCAGCTCACCGGCCAGCACGGCATCCACGCCTTCTGGGAGAGCCGAATACCCGAGTTGAGCGCCGAGAACTATGATCACCTCGTGGGCCGGGCCGAATACGTGAAGGATCCGCTCTCTGCAGCTTGGGAGGCCGTGTTCGTGAGCCACCAGTTGCTCGATAGCGTGCTGGGCATCGAGAAGCGCCTGAGCCAGGAATTCCCCGAGGACCGTCGCTACACCTTTGAGGACCGTGGACGCGGCGGCATGCGCCTCTACTCCCGTGAGTATGCCGAAGCGTATGAGGACAAGATGCAAGGAATGGTCGAGCGCCGCATGAACGCCAGCATTGCCGCGGTGGGCAGCTTCTGGTACACGGCATGGGTCGATGCCGGCCAGCCCGACCTCGACCGATTCGAGCAGAAGGACGTGAGCGACTCACTCAAGGCGGTGCTGCGCGCGGAGGAGGAGTTGTGGAAGGAGCGGCAACAGGGCTATGGCCGCGATCATGAATAGGCATGCCCACCGACATCGACCGGTACATCCGTGATGGGCTTGAATTGAAGAAGCACGGCCGCACCGGCGCGCAAGTGCGCGAGTGGTTGGCGGCGGAAGGCCTGGGGCCGGATCAAATGGCCTTCATCCTGCAGCAGATCGGCAAGGCTGAGCTGAAGGTGCATGCGCAGAAGGATCCCGGCAGCTACAGTTACTTGAAGGGCTTCATCGGCGCACTGCTCATTGCCGCAGGCGCTTGGTCGACCTTCATCTTGTGGAAGAACGGTGCCATGCTGTCCATGGCCGGTGCCGTGCCGATCATGTTGATGGTCGGCGGTGCCATGATGCTGGGATCGCGGAAATGAATCGCTGGCGAAAATCATCGCATCGGCCCCGCCATGCCCTTACATTCGTCCCACTGTTCTTTCCATCGCACTATCGAGCATCACATCGGCCATCAGGCCGTCAACGCGAAGCCCGCATAGTCCAGCTGTTCATCGGAACCAACAATTTCCATCAGGGACTGCACCCTGGGTGGCGTACGGCGGGCCTCAGCCGCTTTCGGGCGGATGCCTTAGGGCACAAGAGGATTACGGAAACCATCATCGCGGTCCCGCCCATGTGATTCCATGGGTTCCTTGAACCTGGCGCTGTGCGGGCTTTTCTTTTCCCTTCGCAGCAAGAGCGGCCCGCTGCTCAAATGGCCAGGTCCGCAACGGCCCGTTCCGGGTCCTTCGCCCCCTCCACGTATCCAAGCACCTTCAGCATCACGCGGTCAAGCAGCGTGTCCGGGCAACTGGCGCCGCTGGTAATGATGATGGTGAGCGGGCGCTTCGCGGGCAGCCAGTTACGCGTGCTCTCCATGGCGTGCGCGGGGTAGTTGAAGTGCTGGATCGATTCCGCGCTGAGGATCTCGCTCTCGTCCTGGATGAAATAGGTGGGGAACTTCTGCTCCAGCAGTTCAACCAGATGGCTGGTGTTGCTGCTGTTGTAGCCGCCCACCACGAGGGCGAGGTCGGCATCGGCCTTCAGCAATTCGTAGGTAGCGTCCTGATTGTCGTTGGTGGCGTAACAGAGCGTGTCGCGCGTGTCGGCGAAGTGGTTCTTCAGTCCGGCTTCTCCATGCTTCGCGGCCATCACTTGCTTCAAATGGTCGGCGATGGCCTGTGTCTCCGTGGCCAGCATGGTGGTCTGATTCACTACTCCGATGCGCTGCAGGTCCTTGGCCGGGTCGAAGCCCGGTGTGCAGCGCGTACCGAACAACTCGTGGAAGCGTGAAGCAGGAAGTTCACCGCTGATGATGCGGCCGAGCTCCTGCGCCTCAGCCATGTCCTTCACGATCACCGCGGGCGCTCCGGCGGCGGTGTGGCTGAAGGTGGCGCGCGTCTCTTCGTGCCTGGCCTTGCCATGGATCACCACGGTGTACTGCTTCTCGCCGAGCTGCGCGCTGCGGTTCCACACCTTCTCCACGAAGGGGCAGGTGGTGTTGTGCTTCAGCGGGTCGATGCCGATGGCCTTGAGCCGCGCTTCGGTCTCGAGCGTGGTTCCGAAGGCGGGGATGATCACGATGTCGTCGGCGGTGAGCTCGCTCCAGTCCATGAGCATCTGGCCATGCGTGTCCTGGATGAAGCGCATGCCGCGCGCGGTGAGGTCATCGTTCACCGCGGGGTTGTGGATCATCTGGCTGAGCAGGAATATCCGCTTCCCGGGGTTCTCTTCCAGCGCCTTGTAGCTGATCTCGATGGCATTCTCCACGCCATAGCAGAAGCCGAAGTGGCGGGCGAAGACGAAGCGGACAGGACCCAGGTCGAGCAGTGAAGGAGAGAGGTCGCGCTTGCGCGGGTCCTGTGCTTTACGGTGGGCCTTGAGCCTGCCGACCAGATTGCTGCGGTAGTGCGTAGGGATGGTAAAGGCGCGCATGCGGGTGCTTCAGCGTTCGGCGGTGAACGCCAAAGGTACCGGTGCGGTTCGGGCAGCAGCGATGCGCTACTTCTTGCCCAGCACCACCTTGTCCTTGTGCTCCTGGCGCAGCTTGCCGTGGAAGAACCAATCCATGATGCCGTAGTGCAGGCCCTTCAGCTTGCCGCTGCGGTGCTTGCCCAGCACGGCGCGGCGGCCGCTGAGCTTCTGCAAGGTGCGCGTGAGCTTCACCTCCACGCCGGCCTTATTGGTCTTGGGCTCGTTCTTCTTGGCCCACGCGATGCTGTGCGCAAGCAATTCCTGCTTCGTGAGCAGTCGGTTGGCGCCGGTCACCGCGGCCACGATCATGTTGTCCCAGCTGTTCAAGCGGTAACCGCCCACAACGCGGCGTTTCTTCGGACGGCCGAGCTTGCGGCGCCTGCCCTTGCCGCTGCCGGGCGGGCGGCCCGGACCGCGCTTGGGTGCTTCGCCATCGGCCGGTGCTGCCTCGTTCAGTGCCTTGCTCGCGCGAAGGGTCTTCAGTTCACTGATCGCCTTGCGCACGCGGTCGAGCTTGTACATGAGCAAGCGCCGCTCGCCGAAGAGTTCGCCCAGCAAGCGGTCGAGCTCTTCTTTCTTCAATCGTTCCCGAGCCATGATTCAATAGTTAAGTGGATGGTGTGCCTGTGCGGCGAAGCTAGGTGCGTTCCCTAAAACACGGCCGCTATGACACCAGCACCCATGGGCCGTCGACCTGCTCTCGAAGAAGGCCGATGAGTGAGGCGGGCGTGCCATGCGAAGCGCAGATGGCTGCAACGGCCTCTACGGTCTCTTCGGAAGCAGAGATCAACAAGCCGCCGCTGGTCTGCGGGTCGCTCAAGAGCATCATGCGCTCCATCGCACCGGCGCCTTCCACCTTGGTACTATATGATTTCCAATTGCGGAACGCACCATCGGGATAGCAGCCTTGCTGCAGGTAGCTGCGCGCTTCGGGGATCACCGGTACCCGATCGAGGTCGATCGTTGCGCGCAGGCCGCTTCCCTCGCAGATTTCCAGAAGGTGGCCGAGGAGGCCGAAGCCGGTGACGTCGGTCATGGCATGCACCCCGGGCAATGCACCGAGCGCTTCACCCGCCCTGTTCAGCTGAACCATGACATCGGTGCCGATGCCCGCATGCTCCGGCTTCAAGGCCCCGCGCTTCATGGCCGTTGCCATGATGCCTAGTCCGATGGGCTTGGTCAGCAGGAGCGCATCGCCCGCTTGGGCCGTGTTGTTGCGCTTGACATGCGCGATCGGCGCTTCGCCCGTCACGGCCAAGCCGAAGAAGGGCTCGGGCGCATCGATGCTGTGGCCGCCGGCGAGCGCGATGCCGGCTTGATGGCAGGCGGTGCGTCCGCCATCCAGCACGCGCGCGGCCAGTTCTGCAGGCAGCCTCTCCACCGGCCAGCCGAGTATGGCGACGGCAAGCAATGGCCTTCCGCCCATGGCGTACA of Flavobacteriales bacterium contains these proteins:
- a CDS encoding glycosyltransferase family 4 protein, giving the protein MPSILFVAPHRAGRNPSQRFRFEQYMPHLEAQGYRCELSYLVGPSDDAYFYAPGHFLKKLRFVAKCFMHRQRDLARLKEFDIVFIQREALMTRSTWFERQCRKLGARIVFDFDDSIWLSNVSAANRRWRWVKDAGKTSKLIALADRVFAGNDYLADYARQFNANVHVVPTTIDTDEYTPRTSRSPGPVCIGWSGSITTIQHFQYAIPALKAIHERFGDQVCFRVVGDGSFRVPELGITGLPWRKDTELDDLRAMDIGIMPLPDDEWARGKCGLKGLQYMALGIPTLMSPVGVNSEIIQNGVNGYLPRTTEEWVDSIARLIADADLRRRMGEEARRTVEARYSTRAWRDRYLQHFNEILQRT
- the gcvT gene encoding glycine cleavage system aminomethyltransferase GcvT, producing the protein MKRTALTSIHESLGAKMVPFAGYLMPVQYSGVIDEHSTVRNSVGVFDVSHMGEFIVRGPGALDLIQKVTSNDASKLTVGKVQYSCLPNATGGIVDDLLVYRMQHQDDHHYVLVVNASNIEKDWNWINSLNTFDAKLENISDHMSLLAVQGPKAVDTLKGFFTEDIASMPYYTAMYAEMKGVGLVLISTTGYTGAGGYEVYMPNPLAEKAWHAIMEAGKPFGIKPTGLAARDTLRLEMGFCLYGNDIDDTTSPIEAGLGWITKFTKDFTNSAAIKAHKDNGTSRKLVGFELIDRGIPRHGMNVVDASGAAIGVVTSGTMSPTLNKPIGMAYVPSALSAPGSAISIDARGKQLKGVVMKMPFLTQG
- a CDS encoding 2-phosphosulfolactate phosphatase produces the protein MQEPIVNSEYKYRVEACFVPTQYPLYAQDMGIVVVIDVLRATSAMVAAFEHGVDRIIPVSTIEEARQYIGRPGYIAAAERNGEVVEGFQYGNSPLAYVGQDLRGKTIVMTTTNGTKAINLAKDARKLVIGSFLNLSALSEWLVKQNENILLLCSGWKDKFNLEDSVYAGAVMERLLDSGKFGVEEDSSIAAKYMFMAARDNFLSILKAAPRRRRIEQLHLLPDAKYCLTPDQSRVIPMLRDGELVRMPPESI
- a CDS encoding S1/P1 Nuclease, translating into MIRRTLICLLLLGAVALLLAPGTAPTANAWGFYGHKRINRMACYTLPPELFPFFKRHIDFISDHAVDPDRRRYAVAGEAERHYIDIDHYAKGGQDPFAAMPRKWNDAVAKYSEDTLKAYGIVPWHVEVMHGRLVRAFMRGDVDRILRYAADIGHYIGDAHVPLHTTENYNGQLTGQHGIHAFWESRIPELSAENYDHLVGRAEYVKDPLSAAWEAVFVSHQLLDSVLGIEKRLSQEFPEDRRYTFEDRGRGGMRLYSREYAEAYEDKMQGMVERRMNASIAAVGSFWYTAWVDAGQPDLDRFEQKDVSDSLKAVLRAEEELWKERQQGYGRDHE
- a CDS encoding 4-hydroxy-3-methylbut-2-enyl diphosphate reductase; the encoded protein is MRAFTIPTHYRSNLVGRLKAHRKAQDPRKRDLSPSLLDLGPVRFVFARHFGFCYGVENAIEISYKALEENPGKRIFLLSQMIHNPAVNDDLTARGMRFIQDTHGQMLMDWSELTADDIVIIPAFGTTLETEARLKAIGIDPLKHNTTCPFVEKVWNRSAQLGEKQYTVVIHGKARHEETRATFSHTAAGAPAVIVKDMAEAQELGRIISGELPASRFHELFGTRCTPGFDPAKDLQRIGVVNQTTMLATETQAIADHLKQVMAAKHGEAGLKNHFADTRDTLCYATNDNQDATYELLKADADLALVVGGYNSSNTSHLVELLEQKFPTYFIQDESEILSAESIQHFNYPAHAMESTRNWLPAKRPLTIIITSGASCPDTLLDRVMLKVLGYVEGAKDPERAVADLAI
- the selD gene encoding selenide, water dikinase SelD, yielding MPPEPFRLTQFSHGAGCGCKIAPAVLDQVLNSELGTFPDTRLLVGYGSKDDAAVYDIGGGRALISTTDFFSPIVDDAFDFGRIAATNALSDVYAMGGRPLLAVAILGWPVERLPAELAARVLDGGRTACHQAGIALAGGHSIDAPEPFFGLAVTGEAPIAHVKRNNTAQAGDALLLTKPIGLGIMATAMKRGALKPEHAGIGTDVMVQLNRAGEALGALPGVHAMTDVTGFGLLGHLLEICEGSGLRATIDLDRVPVIPEARSYLQQGCYPDGAFRNWKSYSTKVEGAGAMERMMLLSDPQTSGGLLISASEETVEAVAAICASHGTPASLIGLLREQVDGPWVLVS